In one Candidatus Omnitrophota bacterium genomic region, the following are encoded:
- a CDS encoding glycosyltransferase family 4 protein encodes MKIAVLGTRGFPGVQGGVEAHCENLYPRLAARGCEVVVFTRAQYVDPSIKEFEGVKFIPLTCPSNKFLEAFVHTFKGVLAAIRLKPDIVHIHASGPSLCVPMVRMLGMKAVMTSHGPEHLRKKWAGLPKYILMIGEYLGVTWANGVISVSKANAERLRKNFKRDISDIPNGVIIPEAAKTREALDKYGLGVGKYILAVGRFVPEKGFHDLIARTFPGGWKLVIAGKSDHEDKYSLDLKRKAAENPNIVLTGFITGKTLQELYSHAGLFVLPSYYEGLPIALLEAMSYRLSCIVSDIPANREVGLSEERYFMAGDVEGLFLRMNDFIAKPMTEEEKSRQIELLKQKYDWDKIAEETLKVYQEIGEVGISNG; translated from the coding sequence ATGAAAATCGCAGTTTTGGGCACGCGTGGGTTTCCCGGTGTGCAGGGCGGGGTAGAAGCGCACTGCGAGAATCTTTATCCGCGACTGGCCGCGAGGGGTTGTGAAGTAGTTGTTTTTACGAGAGCACAGTATGTTGATCCTTCCATAAAGGAATTCGAAGGCGTTAAATTCATTCCCCTTACCTGCCCGAGTAATAAATTTCTCGAGGCATTTGTCCATACGTTTAAAGGTGTTCTAGCCGCAATAAGATTAAAACCTGATATTGTCCATATCCATGCTAGCGGGCCGTCGTTATGCGTACCCATGGTTAGGATGCTGGGTATGAAGGCGGTAATGACGAGCCATGGCCCGGAACATCTCAGGAAGAAATGGGCCGGACTGCCAAAATATATACTGATGATTGGAGAGTATCTTGGGGTCACATGGGCGAATGGGGTCATCTCTGTTTCTAAAGCAAATGCCGAAAGATTAAGAAAGAATTTCAAGAGGGATATAAGCGATATACCCAACGGAGTCATAATTCCGGAAGCGGCGAAGACGCGGGAGGCTCTGGATAAATATGGACTTGGGGTAGGCAAATATATTCTCGCAGTGGGCAGATTTGTGCCGGAGAAGGGGTTCCATGACCTTATAGCGAGGACATTCCCTGGTGGATGGAAACTTGTCATTGCAGGGAAGTCGGACCATGAGGATAAATACAGCCTGGACCTAAAGCGAAAGGCGGCCGAGAATCCGAATATCGTCCTGACCGGATTTATTACAGGCAAAACGCTGCAGGAGCTTTACAGCCATGCTGGGCTGTTTGTACTGCCTTCATATTATGAGGGCCTGCCTATAGCGCTCCTTGAGGCAATGAGTTATAGACTATCCTGCATAGTCAGCGATATTCCGGCCAATAGGGAGGTAGGCCTTTCCGAGGAGAGATATTTCATGGCAGGTGATGTCGAGGGTTTATTCTTAAGGATGAACGACTTTATTGCAAAACCGATGACTGAAGAAGAGAAATCCCGCCAGATAGAATTGCTGAAACAGAAATACGATTGGGATAAGATAGCGGAAGAAACGCTTAAGGTTTATCAGGAGATAGGAGAGGTTGGAATCTCCAACGGATAA
- a CDS encoding radical SAM protein, producing the protein MAINKPKEALIAITYRCNAKCHMCNTWMHPTRPEEEIRPSDLESLPSVRFCNITGGEPFIREDIKSFVEVMSKKAKRIVISTNGYYTEKIVDLARQYPKIGIRVSMEGLQKANDELRGIKDGFEHGLRTLKELRKMGLKDIGFGITLSDRNILDLMDLHKLSEEMGLEFATAAVHNTYYFHKFDNKITRLDDFDRELEKLITNLLKGGRPKNWFRAYFNYGLLNYAHGNKRLLPCEVGTDLFFIDPFGNVMPCNGVDMSMGNIREKPFNEIWNGGQAEKVREAVRECKKECWMIGSVSPAMKKNIIVPALWVLKNKIMKR; encoded by the coding sequence ATGGCGATAAATAAACCTAAGGAAGCCCTCATAGCCATAACTTATCGGTGCAATGCGAAGTGCCACATGTGTAACACATGGATGCATCCCACGAGACCCGAGGAAGAGATAAGGCCCTCGGATCTGGAGTCTCTGCCAAGTGTGAGGTTCTGTAATATAACGGGCGGAGAGCCGTTTATAAGGGAAGATATAAAGAGTTTTGTCGAGGTGATGAGTAAGAAGGCAAAAAGAATAGTTATCAGCACAAACGGTTATTATACTGAGAAGATAGTGGATCTGGCGAGACAATATCCGAAGATAGGTATTAGGGTAAGCATGGAAGGCCTTCAGAAGGCCAATGACGAACTTCGCGGAATAAAGGACGGATTCGAGCATGGGCTAAGGACCCTGAAAGAGCTCAGAAAAATGGGGTTAAAAGACATAGGTTTTGGAATCACCCTGTCCGACCGAAACATACTTGATCTTATGGACCTCCATAAGTTGAGCGAAGAGATGGGACTGGAATTTGCGACTGCCGCGGTCCATAATACGTATTATTTCCATAAATTCGATAATAAAATAACCAGATTAGACGATTTTGACAGGGAATTGGAAAAGTTGATTACGAATTTACTGAAGGGTGGTCGGCCGAAGAATTGGTTCAGGGCGTATTTTAATTATGGCCTTTTGAATTACGCGCATGGCAACAAAAGGTTATTACCCTGCGAGGTTGGCACGGATCTATTTTTCATAGATCCTTTCGGTAATGTTATGCCGTGTAACGGCGTGGATATGAGCATGGGTAACATCAGGGAAAAACCATTTAACGAGATATGGAATGGCGGACAAGCCGAGAAAGTCCGCGAGGCCGTTAGGGAGTGCAAAAAAGAATGCTGGATGATAGGCTCGGTCTCTCCGGCGATGAAAAAAAACATAATTGTTCCGGCGCTATGGGTTTTAAAGAATAAGATAATGAAACGATGA
- a CDS encoding alpha-L-arabinofuranosidase C-terminal domain-containing protein — protein MRKTLLFFTILVFILSACVFCVLPADKVETITLIIDASAKTQNVNPRVYGTSILGWEANNGREKIPNYRIAADYGYGIRDGTKFCEEPLALIKNIDIRMIRLSGQFTDWEKGVPSLSNKEYKFGLDDQIGFCREIGAEPIICLQNLWLEDSYKRLAEYLKVHYPEVKYIEIGNESYFILKPQEYVDRYLHYYDMFKSINPNLMLGIVGYEKDWDESVVKMVGDRFDFIVKHYYPHGGKNNSPNQDSNKIYENLFTKGMAIEKDIKNTHNIIKSITGKDRPIAVTEFTAWFVQQKPVPYRHCLGTALVNAELLRIFMKPENNILCANYWNYINEYWGMVSNRFSGRESELGKSYFKRPNYYVFEMYAKHFGKELVQCSLSKNKYVSVNVSTINDRSKLYIMLVNRNLNEREKLTIDLRGFNPSSQAGEWVLTGKSIDSTNEKPPHNDVVIKSRKFLIKSNKFQILLEPRSVTAIEIERGGGADGDK, from the coding sequence GTGAGAAAGACGCTATTATTTTTCACAATATTGGTATTCATATTGAGCGCATGTGTTTTTTGCGTGCTGCCGGCCGACAAGGTTGAAACGATAACTCTTATCATAGACGCCTCAGCCAAAACCCAAAATGTAAACCCCAGGGTTTACGGCACCAGCATTCTTGGGTGGGAGGCGAATAACGGCCGTGAAAAGATCCCGAACTATCGAATTGCAGCAGACTATGGCTACGGGATCAGGGATGGAACAAAGTTTTGCGAAGAGCCTCTTGCCCTTATAAAAAACATAGACATACGCATGATAAGGCTTAGTGGACAATTCACGGATTGGGAAAAGGGTGTGCCGAGTTTATCGAATAAGGAGTATAAGTTCGGGCTTGATGATCAGATAGGTTTCTGCAGGGAAATAGGGGCAGAGCCTATTATATGCTTGCAAAACCTGTGGCTTGAAGATAGTTACAAAAGGTTGGCGGAGTATTTAAAAGTGCATTATCCGGAAGTTAAATATATCGAGATAGGGAACGAGAGTTACTTCATATTAAAACCGCAAGAATATGTTGATAGGTACCTGCATTATTATGATATGTTTAAGTCGATCAATCCGAATCTCATGCTTGGAATAGTCGGCTATGAGAAGGATTGGGACGAGAGCGTGGTAAAGATGGTCGGTGACAGGTTTGATTTTATAGTAAAGCATTATTATCCTCACGGCGGCAAAAATAACAGCCCAAATCAGGATTCCAATAAAATATATGAAAACCTTTTCACCAAGGGCATGGCTATCGAGAAGGATATAAAGAACACGCACAATATAATAAAGTCCATCACAGGGAAAGATAGGCCCATAGCCGTCACGGAATTTACGGCATGGTTTGTTCAGCAAAAGCCGGTACCTTACAGGCACTGCCTGGGGACCGCGCTTGTAAATGCCGAGCTCCTGCGAATATTCATGAAACCGGAGAATAATATTTTGTGCGCAAATTATTGGAATTACATAAACGAATATTGGGGCATGGTATCGAACCGTTTTAGCGGTAGGGAGTCCGAGCTTGGTAAGAGTTATTTTAAGAGACCGAACTACTATGTATTCGAAATGTACGCAAAGCATTTCGGCAAGGAGCTTGTACAATGTTCTTTGAGTAAAAACAAATATGTATCGGTTAACGTAAGCACAATAAACGACAGGAGCAAACTTTATATTATGCTGGTAAACAGGAATCTGAACGAAAGAGAAAAGCTGACTATAGATTTGCGCGGGTTCAATCCATCGTCTCAAGCCGGTGAATGGGTTTTAACCGGGAAATCGATTGATTCAACAAACGAAAAGCCGCCGCATAACGATGTAGTTATAAAAAGCAGAAAGTTTTTAATAAAATCAAATAAATTTCAGATTCTGCTGGAGCCCAGATCGGTTACGGCGATAGAGATCGAAAGAGGCGGAGGCGCGGATGGCGATAAATAA
- a CDS encoding glycosyltransferase family 4 protein, with amino-acid sequence MKKVIVVAYDLNFFIGSECHVAASWVEVLSRYCEVYAIVDNHHKEDIERCDSLRNVKFFYVDTKRHRYEPWNKIGLGYLMLYREFIINCRRVIAAILKDGGIDVIHCLTPEGIYYFNDLYKFKVPVYVGPVGGGLKLDIRTIRAYRGQVLLYLGKSLIASFITVIPGWRKYFRKASKIIIGTKYMRPLLPSGCEGKILEIFDTMVDTRIKKRAKGSNGNKDGTVKILFAGRLTAHKGVWLAIDSVEALGNAVSARYEFHIAGSGPLSKSLREYVDRKGLSGVIKFIGHVPLEKYRAMFVDYDIFLFPALQDPGGTVVLDAMASGLPVVCVAYGGPDISVNDEVGIKVPIGSYSHMVDGISHGLNILIEDGDMRERKGARAVELVNERFGADILEKKILELYGV; translated from the coding sequence ATGAAAAAAGTGATCGTGGTTGCTTACGACCTGAATTTCTTTATAGGTTCCGAATGCCATGTTGCCGCATCGTGGGTAGAGGTGCTTTCAAGATATTGCGAAGTATATGCAATAGTAGACAATCATCATAAAGAAGATATTGAAAGATGTGATAGTTTAAGAAACGTAAAATTCTTTTACGTAGATACAAAGAGGCACCGGTATGAGCCCTGGAATAAGATAGGCCTTGGATATCTTATGCTTTATCGGGAATTTATAATAAATTGTCGAAGAGTAATAGCGGCCATATTAAAGGATGGCGGAATAGATGTTATACATTGTTTAACTCCGGAAGGCATATACTACTTCAATGATCTATATAAGTTCAAAGTCCCGGTCTATGTGGGGCCGGTGGGCGGCGGCCTGAAATTAGATATCCGCACAATTCGCGCCTATAGGGGCCAAGTCTTGTTGTACCTGGGCAAGTCCCTCATCGCATCGTTTATAACGGTTATTCCTGGGTGGCGGAAATATTTTAGGAAAGCGTCAAAAATTATCATAGGTACAAAATATATGAGGCCACTGTTGCCATCCGGGTGCGAAGGTAAAATACTCGAGATTTTCGATACTATGGTTGACACTAGGATTAAAAAACGGGCAAAAGGATCAAATGGAAATAAAGACGGAACGGTTAAAATTTTATTCGCCGGCAGGCTCACAGCGCATAAAGGTGTCTGGCTTGCCATCGATTCCGTAGAAGCCCTGGGTAACGCAGTTAGCGCGCGATACGAGTTTCATATAGCGGGTAGCGGACCTTTAAGTAAAAGTTTGCGTGAATACGTCGACAGAAAAGGCCTCTCGGGGGTTATAAAGTTTATTGGGCATGTGCCTTTAGAAAAATACAGGGCCATGTTCGTTGATTACGATATTTTTCTGTTTCCGGCCCTTCAGGATCCCGGCGGAACAGTAGTGCTGGACGCTATGGCAAGTGGTCTGCCGGTTGTTTGCGTCGCTTATGGCGGGCCCGATATCAGCGTGAATGACGAAGTTGGCATAAAGGTGCCGATAGGCAGCTACTCGCACATGGTTGACGGTATATCGCACGGATTAAATATACTTATAGAAGACGGCGATATGCGCGAGAGGAAAGGCGCTAGAGCGGTGGAGCTGGTTAACGAGAGATTTGGCGCCGATATTCTGGAAAAAAAGATACTAGAACTATACGGAGTATAA
- a CDS encoding glycosyltransferase family 4 protein, translating to MKILVVNKYFYEKGGSEKVFFATRELLKANGHRVLDFSMHHPFDLESDNSKYFVSNVDYNKNGWRAKAINGLKLLYSWEASSKINSLLKTEKPDIAHLHNIHHQISPSIIRVLKKHGVPIVMTLHDYKLVCASYRLLNRDNICDSCKNGAYYQCALKKCVKGSFSKSLLNTLEMYLHHTVMHIYDDVNVFISPSRFLKTKMNEMGFRGKIVYLPNFISANGYQPDFDHKENEITYFGRLSEEKGVLTLLKAIKKLPNIVVNIVGDGPLKETLEKEAFLDGIKNIRFFGHLKGADLHSVIKRSICTVLPSQWYENNPLSVLESFALGKPVIASRIGGIPELVMDGETGLTAEAGNSEDLGKKIEYLSSNAASATAMGRKARKFIEQEFNADKHYLSLMQIYDEAIRESIK from the coding sequence ATGAAAATTCTGGTAGTTAATAAATATTTTTATGAAAAAGGCGGGTCGGAAAAAGTATTTTTTGCCACCAGAGAGCTATTAAAGGCTAATGGGCACAGGGTGCTTGATTTCTCTATGCATCACCCTTTTGATCTTGAATCGGATAATAGTAAGTACTTCGTCTCGAATGTTGATTATAACAAAAATGGATGGCGCGCCAAAGCCATTAATGGCCTGAAGCTTCTCTATTCCTGGGAAGCCAGTTCTAAAATCAACAGTTTATTGAAGACCGAAAAGCCTGACATTGCGCATTTGCATAACATACACCATCAGATATCGCCTTCCATAATCCGAGTATTGAAAAAACACGGGGTGCCGATAGTCATGACGTTACATGACTATAAGCTTGTCTGCGCATCGTACAGGCTGCTGAATCGGGACAATATCTGTGATAGTTGTAAAAATGGAGCATACTATCAGTGCGCATTAAAAAAATGCGTGAAAGGATCTTTTTCTAAGAGCCTTCTCAATACTCTGGAGATGTACCTTCATCACACGGTAATGCATATCTATGACGATGTAAATGTTTTCATCTCCCCGAGCAGATTTCTAAAAACAAAAATGAATGAAATGGGATTTCGCGGTAAAATAGTATATCTCCCGAATTTTATCTCGGCCAATGGATACCAGCCTGATTTTGATCATAAGGAAAATGAAATTACTTACTTCGGAAGGCTCTCCGAAGAAAAAGGAGTTCTAACGCTACTTAAGGCTATAAAGAAACTTCCAAATATAGTTGTTAATATTGTGGGAGATGGACCGTTAAAAGAAACGCTTGAAAAGGAGGCGTTTCTGGACGGAATAAAAAATATCAGGTTTTTCGGGCATTTAAAAGGCGCCGACCTTCACTCCGTAATAAAAAGATCGATCTGCACGGTACTTCCATCGCAGTGGTATGAGAATAATCCTTTATCCGTGCTTGAGAGCTTTGCCCTCGGAAAGCCGGTTATAGCTTCGCGCATAGGGGGGATTCCGGAGTTGGTAATGGATGGCGAAACTGGACTTACGGCGGAAGCAGGCAATTCAGAAGACCTCGGTAAAAAAATAGAGTATTTATCAAGTAATGCCGCAAGTGCTACCGCCATGGGCAGAAAAGCGAGAAAGTTTATCGAGCAGGAATTTAATGCAGATAAACACTACCTTTCGTTAATGCAGATATACGATGAGGCAATTCGGGAAAGTATTAAATGA
- a CDS encoding oligosaccharide flippase family protein: protein MKKTIKDYITVLFGTGFSRGVSFLNSIIVARILGPADFGKFSIFFTVMVLTWLFPQAFDATFIRNAAIAESDDEKREYFKMAVIMKIIYSVIAIVISYPLSILLAKYCFQKPGIEWVITLAVISGVFQSFLMTIASIYQEREHFTMFSFFYSFYTVTIFLMLILSVVFGMRPSFNMAIAMYASVSLAIGTVSIYLIFKRKIRNLLPLDTKILNSSFAFGKWIFGTMTLGYLFTRLDLFFLPRYVKFESVGIYFSAQQFILVISVMTGSLSNVFLPKGCKALESRATYARFIKESFIISSAINILVVILIIFAHSIIRVLYGPDYESAGSIMRILLLGYLFSIVYMPFSALFFALGMMKQRFMLEASKFVIALILLFMLVPSYGIWGAAISITITFILNSAVSMIYIKNKVDNHFVSHA from the coding sequence ATGAAAAAGACAATAAAAGATTACATTACAGTACTTTTCGGTACCGGTTTCTCCAGGGGCGTATCGTTTTTAAATTCGATAATAGTTGCCCGCATCCTGGGCCCGGCCGATTTTGGAAAGTTTTCAATATTCTTTACGGTTATGGTGCTAACGTGGCTGTTCCCTCAGGCATTTGACGCAACGTTCATTCGCAACGCTGCTATTGCCGAAAGCGATGACGAAAAACGGGAATATTTTAAGATGGCCGTGATAATGAAGATAATTTATTCGGTCATCGCGATAGTCATTTCATATCCGCTATCTATTCTTCTGGCAAAATACTGTTTCCAGAAGCCGGGCATCGAATGGGTCATAACGCTTGCCGTTATATCCGGTGTTTTTCAGTCATTTTTGATGACCATAGCCAGTATCTACCAGGAGAGAGAGCACTTTACGATGTTTTCGTTTTTCTATTCATTTTATACAGTAACGATATTTTTAATGTTAATACTCAGCGTTGTATTCGGCATGCGCCCATCGTTTAACATGGCGATAGCAATGTACGCCTCGGTTTCTCTTGCGATAGGAACTGTAAGCATTTATCTTATATTTAAACGCAAGATCCGGAACCTTCTACCTCTGGATACAAAAATATTAAATTCGTCATTTGCTTTTGGCAAGTGGATATTTGGAACGATGACACTGGGATATCTTTTTACACGACTGGATCTTTTCTTCCTGCCTAGATATGTAAAGTTTGAATCCGTAGGTATATATTTTTCGGCTCAGCAGTTTATTTTGGTTATATCGGTAATGACGGGTTCGCTTTCGAACGTATTTTTACCCAAAGGCTGCAAGGCGCTTGAATCAAGGGCCACCTATGCTAGATTCATAAAGGAATCATTTATAATAAGCAGCGCAATCAATATTCTTGTTGTTATTTTAATTATATTCGCGCATAGTATTATAAGGGTGCTTTATGGGCCTGACTACGAATCGGCTGGATCGATCATGAGGATATTGCTTTTAGGATACCTATTTTCGATAGTTTATATGCCGTTTTCAGCATTATTCTTTGCGCTGGGCATGATGAAGCAAAGATTTATGCTAGAGGCGTCGAAGTTTGTGATTGCCCTGATACTTCTTTTTATGCTGGTTCCCTCGTACGGAATATGGGGCGCCGCGATTTCGATAACCATAACTTTCATATTGAATTCGGCGGTGTCAATGATTTATATAAAAAATAAGGTTGATAACCATTTCGTGTCCCATGCCTGA
- a CDS encoding glycosyltransferase, giving the protein MSQLSCIIIARNEGKNIGRCIGSVMQTIKNIDKSEIILIDSYSSDDTVDIAKSYPIRIIGMRPSWKLSPSAARFTGTNYACGEYLLFMDGDMELVNGWAEEAIGFLEANNDVAAVMGKQYDIYVTADGERSEPHVSRDGKGLKYERQVSYVFQSAVFRRKYLVEAGGFHPFLRAEEEAELSWRLKKLGYKLYYLPYDSIYHYSIPRKTFKETTRRIRNNLWQGMGDTFSWVLYNGEFGVIWDRFMPYIVYTILAVCITTGIFINSGNSRIVFTVLACLLFIGISIKKGSVHQAVLSLINISVISLCLIGGVFRKIPAIDKYPKDAIAVK; this is encoded by the coding sequence GTGTCGCAGCTAAGCTGCATAATAATAGCCAGGAACGAGGGAAAGAACATAGGCCGCTGTATCGGATCCGTTATGCAAACGATAAAAAATATTGATAAATCCGAAATAATTCTTATAGACTCATACTCAAGTGACGATACAGTAGATATTGCGAAGAGTTACCCGATCAGGATTATTGGAATGAGGCCTTCGTGGAAATTGTCCCCTTCTGCGGCGCGTTTTACAGGAACAAATTATGCTTGCGGAGAATACCTGTTATTTATGGATGGGGATATGGAGCTGGTAAATGGATGGGCAGAGGAGGCCATAGGTTTTCTTGAAGCTAATAATGATGTTGCGGCAGTAATGGGTAAGCAATATGACATCTATGTAACAGCCGATGGTGAGCGTTCCGAGCCGCACGTTTCCAGAGATGGCAAAGGGCTTAAATATGAAAGGCAGGTAAGTTATGTATTTCAGTCCGCTGTTTTTCGCAGAAAATATCTTGTGGAAGCCGGAGGATTCCACCCGTTCTTAAGGGCAGAGGAAGAGGCGGAATTGTCGTGGCGCCTAAAAAAGCTGGGATACAAGTTATATTATCTTCCGTACGATTCCATATATCATTATTCTATTCCAAGAAAAACATTTAAAGAAACGACTCGTCGTATTAGAAACAATTTATGGCAAGGTATGGGTGATACGTTTTCCTGGGTTTTATATAACGGAGAATTCGGGGTTATTTGGGACAGGTTTATGCCGTATATTGTCTACACAATACTGGCGGTATGTATAACGACAGGTATTTTCATTAACAGCGGAAATTCCCGCATTGTTTTTACGGTTTTAGCCTGTCTTTTATTCATAGGTATAAGCATAAAGAAGGGGAGCGTTCATCAAGCCGTGCTAAGTCTTATAAATATAAGCGTCATATCGCTATGTCTTATAGGCGGCGTTTTTAGAAAAATACCTGCTATTGATAAATATCCAAAGGATGCAATTGCAGTAAAATGA